The following are encoded in a window of Candidatus Microthrix parvicella Bio17-1 genomic DNA:
- a CDS encoding ribbon-helix-helix protein, CopG family, which produces MTSQLAIRLDDDDLAALDELARRDGLTRSEAVRRAIRLQTENTIAAQNRAELDRVGALLGVEPGSRWLTGADVITTLPDDEFAADIAAALGADSTDDMVDPWAT; this is translated from the coding sequence ATGACAAGTCAACTCGCAATCAGGCTCGATGACGACGACCTTGCGGCGTTGGACGAACTCGCTCGCCGTGACGGACTCACCCGATCCGAGGCGGTTCGTCGAGCCATTCGACTTCAGACCGAGAACACCATCGCAGCGCAAAACCGCGCCGAACTCGACCGGGTAGGCGCGCTGCTCGGGGTCGAGCCGGGGTCACGATGGCTCACCGGCGCCGATGTGATCACAACCCTTCCCGACGACGAGTTCGCTGCCGATATCGCCGCTGCACTTGGAGCTGACTCAACCGACGACATGGTGGACCCATGGGCCACCTAG
- a CDS encoding DUF1905 domain-containing protein, with amino-acid sequence MAAFGHKTGIVVPPEAIQTLGGGKRPPVDVNLNGYEYRNTVGVMGGQSMISVSAVIRKATGLTSWDPIGVTLTLNDAP; translated from the coding sequence TTGGCGGCCTTCGGTCACAAGACCGGCATTGTCGTTCCGCCCGAGGCGATCCAGACGCTGGGCGGCGGCAAACGCCCGCCCGTCGACGTCAACCTCAACGGTTACGAGTACCGAAACACCGTTGGGGTGATGGGTGGCCAGTCAATGATCAGCGTGAGCGCAGTGATCCGCAAGGCGACCGGCCTGACCAGTTGGGACCCGATCGGCGTCACGCTCACGCTGAACGACGCGCCTTGA
- a CDS encoding PIN domain-containing protein, whose product MGHLAVPLPAVFDTSIFVGQERRGLGVLAEWAPVVSVITVAELSFGVAAAGSEEIRDRRAATLTDARSAPVVGLDDNGPVDVVTAWVRLRSGLAGRMPANDSWIAATALALRIPVLTQDDDFDAASKMIQVVRVPSPATTG is encoded by the coding sequence ATGGGCCACCTAGCCGTTCCACTTCCTGCCGTCTTCGACACCTCCATCTTCGTTGGCCAGGAACGACGCGGGCTCGGCGTTCTTGCCGAGTGGGCGCCCGTCGTCTCGGTGATCACGGTGGCCGAATTGTCATTCGGAGTAGCGGCTGCCGGCTCCGAGGAGATCCGCGACCGGAGGGCCGCGACACTGACCGATGCCCGCAGTGCACCAGTGGTTGGCCTTGACGATAACGGTCCGGTGGACGTGGTGACTGCTTGGGTACGCCTCAGGAGCGGCCTCGCCGGCAGGATGCCGGCCAATGACTCCTGGATCGCCGCAACCGCCTTGGCACTGAGAATCCCAGTACTCACTCAAGATGACGATTTCGATGCCGCATCGAAGATGATCCAGGTTGTGCGGGTCCCCTCACCTGCGACCACCGGGTAG
- a CDS encoding nucleotidyltransferase domain-containing protein, which produces MDLARPLSVITPTLDADVLQVLAGANASFTAPQVHRFVGGRSESGVRRTLQRLVVQGIVHVTTTGRTNSYVLNRQHLAAEHVLGLTQLRTRLADAIAEEVEQWDPSPLGLALFGSAARGTMTTKSDIDVFVVQPGDGFEDETPATDATYERWDEQLLGLSWLITEWTGNDARILEYSGREVSAARHSGFPLESVLVDIADHGMWIIGSSADLRPVPGADGRG; this is translated from the coding sequence GTGGACTTGGCACGACCTCTCTCCGTCATCACCCCGACGCTCGACGCGGATGTCCTCCAAGTGCTCGCGGGTGCGAACGCTTCCTTTACCGCACCGCAGGTTCACAGGTTCGTGGGCGGTCGATCCGAGTCCGGCGTTCGGCGCACGCTCCAACGGTTGGTGGTGCAGGGGATCGTGCATGTCACAACCACTGGCCGCACCAATTCGTACGTTCTGAACCGGCAGCATCTCGCTGCCGAGCACGTGCTCGGCTTGACCCAACTTCGCACTCGCCTTGCCGATGCGATCGCTGAGGAGGTCGAACAGTGGGACCCGTCGCCGCTTGGACTCGCCCTGTTTGGTTCCGCCGCACGGGGGACCATGACCACCAAGAGCGACATCGACGTGTTTGTGGTGCAGCCGGGTGACGGGTTTGAAGATGAGACACCGGCAACCGACGCCACCTATGAACGGTGGGACGAGCAATTGCTCGGGCTGAGCTGGTTGATCACCGAGTGGACAGGCAACGACGCTCGAATTCTGGAGTACTCCGGTCGGGAAGTGTCGGCCGCACGACACAGCGGCTTTCCGCTGGAATCCGTCTTGGTCGACATCGCCGATCACGGCATGTGGATCATCGGTTCCTCGGCGGACCTTCGCCCGGTGCCTGGGGCGGACGGACGGGGCTGA